Proteins encoded within one genomic window of Thermofilaceae archaeon:
- a CDS encoding archaemetzincin family Zn-dependent metalloprotease, whose translation MLPLSIRVEPVNVESRVVNWLAAELRGIFALEVVVGKGLSPGRVLGFYDEEREQVRADLLVEELARELPPLSLVLIDSDAYVEGLNFIFGIARPGWGGVVFLARLKPEFYDQPMSDEVFLSRLLKEAVHELGHALGLEHCRTPRCVMRFSNSIVEVDAKTHRFCARCAHNLNLLHPGVLRV comes from the coding sequence GTGCTTCCGCTGAGCATTAGGGTGGAGCCCGTCAACGTGGAGAGTAGGGTGGTCAACTGGCTGGCCGCTGAGCTCCGCGGAATCTTCGCTTTGGAAGTGGTGGTGGGAAAGGGGTTGAGCCCGGGCCGCGTGCTGGGCTTCTACGACGAGGAGAGGGAGCAGGTGAGAGCCGACCTGCTTGTCGAGGAGCTGGCTAGGGAGCTGCCGCCCCTCTCTCTTGTCCTAATCGACTCGGACGCCTACGTTGAGGGCCTCAACTTCATCTTCGGGATAGCGAGGCCGGGATGGGGGGGCGTGGTGTTCCTCGCGAGGCTCAAGCCGGAGTTCTACGACCAACCGATGAGCGACGAAGTGTTCCTAAGTAGGCTGCTCAAAGAGGCGGTACACGAGCTGGGTCACGCGCTGGGCCTCGAGCACTGCAGGACGCCTAGGTGCGTAATGAGGTTCAGCAACTCGATCGTGGAGGTTGACGCAAAAACCCACCGCTTCTGCGCACGCTGCGCGCACAACCTGAACCTTCTGCACCCGGGGGTCCTCAGGGTCTAG
- a CDS encoding UDP-2,3-diacylglucosamine diphosphatase — protein sequence MQVSEVHLLGRKLPLVRLEEGEEAVVVSDTHFGLSRQGLFVTRFRELESFFKHLAEGRRPSLVVLLGDIFEFWTARVRDIVSTALAPLRRLAELDTLVAYVVGNHDRVVAHLGRDGVFVSENVLVVPEMMVVECAGRKGLLLHGHQLDWKFAKLKGLWRIESYLYLLTESLSTLPGSLEWVLAATYAAITPVMLYLTEGAPFAYRVFAMMSAILLSAPLLMLTLRITQGKLWYGLIQPVADVLMKGRLRGRAFSSAAVNRPLERLLSEIEAAGLGRLDFVIFGHTHVPELAVNGEGRVIANSGSWVAEPRVPCCTLIRLRPGRITLARWSGNGEEVLAEHSF from the coding sequence TTGCAGGTCAGCGAAGTGCACCTCCTCGGCCGGAAGCTGCCGCTGGTGAGGCTTGAGGAGGGAGAGGAGGCTGTCGTGGTCTCCGATACGCACTTCGGCCTCAGCCGCCAGGGTCTCTTCGTCACGAGGTTTAGGGAGCTTGAGAGCTTCTTCAAGCACCTAGCTGAGGGTAGGCGCCCCTCGTTAGTCGTTCTGCTGGGCGACATCTTCGAGTTCTGGACCGCCCGCGTCAGGGACATCGTCAGCACAGCGCTCGCCCCGCTGAGGAGGCTGGCTGAGCTGGATACGCTGGTTGCCTACGTCGTCGGAAACCACGATCGAGTCGTCGCCCACCTGGGCAGGGACGGCGTGTTCGTGAGCGAGAACGTCCTAGTGGTGCCCGAGATGATGGTCGTCGAGTGCGCCGGGAGGAAGGGGTTGCTGCTTCACGGGCACCAGCTCGACTGGAAGTTCGCGAAGCTGAAGGGGTTGTGGAGGATCGAATCCTACCTCTACCTGTTGACGGAATCCCTCTCAACCCTGCCAGGGTCTCTCGAGTGGGTGCTCGCCGCTACCTATGCGGCGATAACGCCCGTCATGCTCTACTTGACGGAGGGCGCGCCGTTCGCCTACAGGGTCTTCGCGATGATGTCGGCGATCCTCCTCTCCGCCCCCCTCCTCATGCTCACGCTCAGGATCACCCAGGGGAAGCTGTGGTACGGCCTCATACAGCCGGTGGCGGATGTTCTAATGAAGGGCAGGCTGAGGGGGAGGGCTTTCTCGTCAGCCGCTGTTAACAGACCGCTGGAGAGGCTGCTGAGCGAGATTGAGGCCGCCGGGCTGGGGCGCCTCGACTTCGTGATCTTCGGCCACACGCATGTACCAGAGCTCGCCGTGAACGGTGAAGGGAGGGTTATAGCTAACAGCGGGAGCTGGGTGGCCGAGCCTCGAGTCCCGTGCTGCACGCTGATCAGGCTCCGCCCGGGTAGGATAACGCTTGCCAGGTGGAGCGGAAACGGGGAGGAAGTGCTCGCTGAGCACAGCTTCTAG
- a CDS encoding M55 family metallopeptidase, producing MKVFIMTDLEGATGVAGSWEDINPGGRIHEEARRMLTGDVRAAVEGALRGGASEVVVLDGHGAAFSIILEELPPAAKLIRGRRILEMEGLDGSFGAVLAVGAHAMAGAPLALLCHTLSHSSIVEIRVNGTPVGEVGLWAFIAGSFNVPLAMVAGDAAAVEEAKKLLPGIEGVAVKRATSMYAAECLHPQVSWRLIREAAERAVRKAAVGDLKPLNPGGEVEVEVVYLLPADADRVARRPGVKRVDGRTVSYRGRDVQECLNALL from the coding sequence ATGAAGGTCTTCATAATGACCGATCTCGAGGGGGCCACTGGTGTCGCCGGGAGCTGGGAGGACATCAACCCGGGCGGCCGGATCCACGAGGAGGCTAGGAGGATGCTAACGGGGGACGTGAGGGCAGCGGTCGAGGGCGCGCTAAGAGGAGGGGCCAGCGAAGTCGTCGTCCTCGACGGTCATGGCGCCGCGTTCAGCATCATCCTCGAGGAGCTGCCCCCAGCTGCGAAGCTGATAAGGGGTCGGAGGATCCTCGAGATGGAGGGCCTCGACGGGAGCTTCGGTGCGGTGCTGGCGGTGGGCGCGCACGCGATGGCGGGAGCCCCGCTCGCCCTGCTATGCCACACTCTATCCCACTCCTCGATCGTCGAGATCCGCGTGAACGGGACTCCCGTTGGGGAAGTGGGCCTCTGGGCTTTTATCGCGGGGAGCTTTAACGTGCCGCTCGCGATGGTCGCCGGAGACGCGGCGGCAGTCGAGGAGGCGAAGAAGCTCCTGCCCGGGATTGAAGGGGTTGCAGTGAAGAGAGCGACGAGCATGTACGCGGCCGAGTGCCTCCACCCACAGGTATCCTGGAGGCTGATCCGGGAGGCAGCGGAGAGAGCTGTGAGGAAAGCAGCCGTGGGGGATTTGAAGCCGCTCAACCCGGGTGGGGAGGTTGAGGTGGAGGTTGTCTACCTGCTCCCAGCCGATGCGGATAGGGTTGCAAGGCGCCCCGGCGTCAAGCGCGTCGATGGGAGGACGGTCTCGTACAGGGGGAGAGACGTTCAGGAGTGCCTCAACGCCCTCCTATGA
- a CDS encoding AEC family transporter yields the protein MGELSKVVLAILLPLLLFTSVYGAGNTGEGLARMGVAVLLVSLVSLASSYALTRDRELMLLSTYVNAGYIPIPLARALWGAEALPLVSFYILFNASIGYLSAPLLLKGRLREGLRELSRFPPLYAIALGLLLSLAGVVIPSPVLEAVSAVGNAAPYIALLTLGMRMVKLRPSHVGDAVKVSIVRFIIAPATLWALAPLIFEVGSLPYKVALLESMMPPAVTAGILCSVYSSNPERGAVIVLLLTAICFAILPVALRFIVEA from the coding sequence GTGGGCGAGCTATCGAAGGTTGTCCTAGCGATCCTCCTACCCCTCCTCCTCTTCACGTCCGTCTACGGGGCCGGGAACACGGGGGAGGGGTTAGCTCGCATGGGGGTGGCCGTCCTCCTCGTCTCCCTCGTGTCGCTCGCCTCCTCCTACGCACTGACGAGGGATCGGGAGTTGATGCTCCTCTCAACGTACGTGAACGCGGGCTACATCCCCATTCCGCTCGCCCGAGCTCTCTGGGGGGCTGAAGCCCTACCCCTCGTGAGCTTCTACATACTCTTCAACGCCTCGATCGGCTACCTGTCCGCCCCCCTACTCTTGAAGGGGCGATTGAGGGAGGGGTTGAGGGAGCTGTCGAGGTTCCCGCCCCTCTACGCCATCGCCCTAGGCCTCCTCCTTTCGTTGGCCGGAGTGGTCATCCCGAGCCCGGTGCTGGAGGCTGTCTCAGCGGTTGGGAACGCGGCGCCGTACATCGCGCTCCTCACCTTGGGTATGCGGATGGTGAAGCTTAGGCCCTCTCACGTGGGGGACGCGGTCAAGGTGTCCATCGTAAGGTTCATCATCGCACCCGCAACCCTGTGGGCGCTGGCACCCCTCATCTTCGAGGTGGGAAGCCTGCCTTACAAGGTTGCGCTGCTCGAGTCGATGATGCCGCCAGCCGTTACCGCTGGGATCCTCTGCAGCGTCTACAGCTCGAACCCGGAGAGGGGGGCCGTCATCGTCCTCCTCCTGACGGCCATCTGCTTCGCCATCCTACCTGTCGCCCTCCGCTTCATCGTTGAAGCCTAG
- a CDS encoding DUF120 domain-containing protein, translating into MKRYELLALLLELAKQGCARAPVAIDKVLVASNLEISAWTLNKWIRDAAQLGYVELVASGRGKRCLLTEKAISELSSLLVSLEFGLKGVKRLVLAGTVFKGLGEGAFYTSLTDYRDHFRTFLGFDPYPGTLNVRLDPESVAKRKILDSYEGYRIPPIVRGEVEYCGARLFRAVINGRLEGGVVIPDKTVYGPDVLEVLAKVCVKEVLGIKDGDRVSIEILLG; encoded by the coding sequence ATGAAGCGTTACGAGCTGCTCGCGCTGCTCTTGGAACTCGCTAAGCAGGGTTGCGCTCGAGCCCCCGTTGCCATCGATAAGGTGCTCGTCGCCTCGAATCTCGAGATTTCCGCCTGGACCCTGAACAAGTGGATCAGGGACGCTGCTCAGCTCGGTTACGTTGAGCTGGTCGCCAGCGGTAGGGGTAAACGCTGCCTGCTGACCGAGAAGGCCATCTCCGAGCTAAGCTCCCTGCTCGTAAGCCTTGAGTTCGGCTTGAAAGGGGTGAAGAGGCTCGTGCTTGCGGGCACGGTGTTCAAGGGCCTCGGCGAAGGCGCCTTCTACACGTCGCTTACCGATTACAGGGACCACTTTAGAACCTTCCTGGGTTTCGACCCTTACCCGGGGACCCTCAACGTCAGGCTAGACCCCGAGTCTGTTGCAAAGAGGAAGATCCTCGACAGCTACGAAGGCTACCGCATCCCACCGATCGTGAGGGGGGAGGTGGAGTACTGCGGAGCCCGCCTCTTCAGGGCGGTGATCAACGGCAGGCTGGAGGGCGGCGTAGTGATCCCGGATAAAACAGTCTACGGGCCCGACGTGCTGGAGGTTCTCGCTAAAGTCTGCGTAAAGGAGGTTTTGGGGATCAAGGACGGAGATCGAGTCTCGATCGAGATTCTACTCGGTTAA
- a CDS encoding nicotinamide mononucleotide deamidase-related protein, protein MGLAPGPRAYLVSVGNELLIGKVVNTNMAWLGRRLTELGFRVEGGLIVPDELEAIAWAFATAVERGARVVVSTGGLGPTFDDMTAEGLARAMGVELELDEEALRMVREKYKGELTESRIKMARIPRGARPIPNPIGTAPGVEVEWRGALIFLLPGVPAEMEAMFTSYVEPRLKSFRELPFRSELHLRVRGVPESLAAPAIRRALELGPGIYVKSHPRGAEMGEPVLELHVTAYDRDPARAVELVEAAASLLEKELHALGARVERVERS, encoded by the coding sequence ATGGGGCTGGCACCGGGTCCCAGAGCGTACCTAGTCTCGGTGGGAAACGAGCTGCTCATCGGGAAGGTTGTGAACACGAACATGGCTTGGCTGGGCCGGAGGCTGACGGAGCTCGGGTTCAGGGTGGAGGGCGGGTTGATCGTCCCCGACGAGCTCGAGGCTATAGCCTGGGCCTTCGCTACGGCCGTTGAGCGGGGGGCGAGGGTCGTCGTATCCACGGGCGGGCTAGGGCCCACTTTCGACGACATGACGGCTGAGGGGCTGGCGAGGGCGATGGGGGTTGAGCTGGAGCTGGATGAGGAAGCCTTGAGGATGGTGAGGGAGAAGTACAAGGGCGAGCTGACGGAGAGCAGAATCAAGATGGCGAGGATACCGAGGGGCGCGCGGCCGATACCGAACCCGATTGGCACCGCGCCCGGCGTCGAGGTCGAATGGAGGGGCGCTCTGATCTTCCTGCTCCCCGGCGTCCCCGCCGAGATGGAGGCCATGTTCACTTCCTACGTGGAGCCGAGGCTCAAGAGCTTCAGGGAGTTACCCTTCCGCAGCGAGCTCCACCTGAGAGTCCGCGGCGTCCCCGAGTCGCTGGCGGCTCCCGCGATCAGGAGGGCGCTCGAACTTGGCCCTGGGATCTACGTGAAGAGCCACCCTCGAGGCGCTGAGATGGGTGAGCCCGTGCTGGAGCTTCACGTTACAGCGTACGACCGCGATCCTGCTCGGGCGGTTGAGCTGGTTGAAGCAGCAGCCTCCCTCCTCGAGAAGGAGCTCCACGCTCTGGGCGCTAGGGTCGAAAGGGTGGAGCGGTCTTGA
- a CDS encoding YkgJ family cysteine cluster protein: GVPQRPPMRSARPTPTVWVARPHCLSCGLCCRETEMVLTPSDIERLELLGYRREEFAVYDGRFHRLRNVDGRCFFYRGGRCVVYNYRPIGCSMYPIVIDPESGSVEVDRFCPLACMTTPGELRRAEKLARSILRELGLA; this comes from the coding sequence AGGAGTGCCTCAACGCCCTCCTATGAGGAGCGCTAGACCCACACCGACGGTTTGGGTCGCGAGGCCCCACTGCTTAAGCTGCGGGTTGTGCTGCAGGGAGACCGAGATGGTGCTCACGCCTAGCGACATTGAGAGGCTGGAGCTGCTCGGGTACAGGAGGGAGGAGTTTGCGGTATACGATGGGCGCTTCCACCGGCTGCGGAACGTAGACGGGCGATGCTTCTTCTACCGCGGCGGGCGCTGCGTCGTCTACAATTACAGGCCGATCGGCTGCTCAATGTACCCGATAGTCATCGACCCGGAGAGCGGGAGCGTGGAGGTTGACCGCTTCTGCCCCCTCGCTTGTATGACCACTCCCGGCGAACTGAGGAGGGCTGAAAAGCTCGCGCGCAGCATTCTCAGGGAGTTGGGGCTCGCGTGA